DNA sequence from the bacterium genome:
CCCTACGTGCGCCATCCGGAGCACGAGGAATTTCTCGAAGAACAATGGTTCTTCGAGGGCATGACCGAGACCTACATCCCGCTGCTGGATATGTTCGAGAGCCTCTTCCTCGACGGCGTGGATTTCCGCATAACGATGTCGCTCACCCCGCCCCTCATCTCGATGATGACGGACGGACTCCTGCAGGACCGCTACTCCAGACACCTGGGCAAGCTGCTGGAGCTCGCGGACAAGGAGATGGGGCGCACGGCGCACGACTGGTCGTTCAGACCAGCGGCCGAGATGTACTACCACAAGCTCCATCGGTGCCGTTACATATTCGAGCAGCGCTGGGGGCGAAACCTGGTCGCCGGCTTCAAGCACTTTCAGGACATGGGCAAGGTGGAGATCGTCACCTGCGGCGCGACCCACGGCTTTCTGCCGATGCTCAGGGTCTCGCACGACGCCGTGCGCGCCCAGATTGCGGTGGCCTGTGACCTGCACGAGAGGCACCTCGGCCGAAGGCCGCACGGCATCTGGCTGCCCGAGTGCGGATACTACCCAGGGCTCGACGAGATACTCTGGAACAACGGCATCCGCTTCTTCTTCGTGGACTCGCACGGCATCCTGCACGCGGATTCGAGGCCCAAGTACGGAGTGTACGCCCCGGTCTTCTGCCCGTCGGGCACGGCGGCGTTCAGCCGCGACTTCGAGTCGTCGAAGCAGGTCTGGAGCGCGAAGGAAGGATACCCCGGCGACTTCCGCTACCGCGATTTCTACCGCGACATCGGCTTCGACCTGGACTTCAACTACGTCCGACCCTACATCCATCGCGACGGCATAAGGATCATGACCGGTTTCAAATACTACCGGATCACCGGGGCCACGAACCACAAGGAGCCCTACAACCCGCACGCAGCCAGGGAGGCGGCGGCGGAACACGCCGGCAACTTCGTGTTCAACCGCCAGCGCCAGAGCGAGTATCTGCACGGGCTCATGGGCAAGCCGCCGATCATCGTCGCGCCCTACGACGCGGAGCTCTTCGGACACTGGTGGTACGAGGGCATCGATTGGCTCAACTTCGTCATGCGCAAGACCGCGTGCGACCAGAAGGACGTGAAGCTCGCGACTCCGTGGGAGTACCTCTGCTGGCACCCCAAGAACCAGATGGCCACACCCTCCGAGTCGAGCTGGGGCAACAAGGGATATGCCGAGGTATGGTGCAACGGGACCAACGACTGGGTCTATCGCCACCTGCACGAGGCCGCGTTCCGCATGTCCGAGTACGCGAAGCTCTATACGAATCCAGACGACAATCTCAGGCGCGCGCTCAACCAGATGGCGCGGGAGCTCCTGCTCGCGCAGAGTTCGGACTGGGCGTTCATCATGAACAGCGGCACCATGGTGGAATACGCGGTCAAGCGCACCAAGGACCACATCTGGCGCTTCAACAAGCTCTACGAGGAGATCAAACATCTGCAGCTGGACATGAACTTCGTGGCCGAGCTCGAATGGAAGGACAACATATTCCCCGAGATCGACTACAGGGTCTACGCATAGCAGGATCTATTTCCCATGTCACAGCAGGACCTATTCTCCGGGGTTTCTGAAACCGGGCACATCGTCCAAGGCAAGTACCGCCTCGAGCGCTTGCTCTCCGAGGGTGGCGGAGGCGTGGTCTGGGAGGCCTTCGATCCCGCCGGCCTCCGGATCGCCCTCAAGTTCCTCAAATGGAATCCCACCAAGACCCGAGAGGCGGTGGCGGACAGGTTCAAGAACGAGTTTGCGATACTGAAATCGCTCTCCCATCCGAACATCGGACAGATATTCGACTTCGGGCTCGATCCGGAGCCGGGCTCCTATTTCTTCACGAGCGAGCTGCTCACTGCGGGCGACCTCACGAAGCTTATGGTCGCGCCCGTGCCGCTGCTCGAGGAGCTCCTGCTCCAGGCCCTGCGCGCCCTGGAGTATCTGCGCGGGCACAAGCTGCTGCACCTGGACATCAAACCGCACAACCTGCTCTTGCGCGAGACCGGAGAAAACCCGGTGCTCGCCCTGATCGACTTCGGGCTCGCGACCTTCCGGCCGCCCGACAGACCCGGAGGCACCCCCAACTACATGGCGCCGGAGCTGATCGCCATGAGGCTGGAGGACGTGCGCAGCGCCTCCTATCCGCCGCCCGACCACCGCAGCGACCTCTACTCGCTCGGCGTGACCTTCTACCACTGCCTGACCGGCCGCGCCCCGTTCAACGTCGTAGGTCCGGACGGCAGGAAGGACTCGATGGCTACGCTCCATAAGCACTTCGATTTCACGCCGCCTCCGCCCTCGGCGCTTCGGCCGGAAATACCGGCCTACCTCGACCGCATCATAATGAAGCTCATGGCGCACCATCCGGACGACAGATACGCCTCCGCGCTCGTAGCCGCTCAGGCGCTGCAATACAGCTCGCCCACGCAGCGCGACCCTGAGTGCATGCAAACTCTGCTCGCGTACCTGCCCAAAGAGGGCAAGCTCGTCGGCCGGCACGAGGAGTGCGCCATCGTCGAGCAGAGCATAAAGGCGATCGCGGAGGGCACAAGACACGCGGCGCCGA
Encoded proteins:
- a CDS encoding 1,4-alpha-glucan branching protein domain-containing protein — translated: MTKGYLSIVLHAHLPYVRHPEHEEFLEEQWFFEGMTETYIPLLDMFESLFLDGVDFRITMSLTPPLISMMTDGLLQDRYSRHLGKLLELADKEMGRTAHDWSFRPAAEMYYHKLHRCRYIFEQRWGRNLVAGFKHFQDMGKVEIVTCGATHGFLPMLRVSHDAVRAQIAVACDLHERHLGRRPHGIWLPECGYYPGLDEILWNNGIRFFFVDSHGILHADSRPKYGVYAPVFCPSGTAAFSRDFESSKQVWSAKEGYPGDFRYRDFYRDIGFDLDFNYVRPYIHRDGIRIMTGFKYYRITGATNHKEPYNPHAAREAAAEHAGNFVFNRQRQSEYLHGLMGKPPIIVAPYDAELFGHWWYEGIDWLNFVMRKTACDQKDVKLATPWEYLCWHPKNQMATPSESSWGNKGYAEVWCNGTNDWVYRHLHEAAFRMSEYAKLYTNPDDNLRRALNQMARELLLAQSSDWAFIMNSGTMVEYAVKRTKDHIWRFNKLYEEIKHLQLDMNFVAELEWKDNIFPEIDYRVYA